ACCTTGCTGGAAAACCTCAACCGCAAGGCCGAGGCCGCCTGATCCAGGTTGAAGAAACGCAAAAGGCCCCATCACAATCGACAGGGCCTTCCTGAACATCATTAATCGTGCCGCCCTTGGCGGCACGATTAAGTCAGCGTCTTACTTCTGCATGGACTTCTGGAACATGCGATCCATGGCCTGACGGTTTTCGCGAGCCATCTTCAGTGCAGCCTGGGCATCGCGCTGAGCAGAATTTGCGGTGCCCAGAGCTTCGTTAGCCATGCTGCGTGCCTCTGCAACGTCGGAATCCGTCTTGTCCATCCATGACTGCTGCTCGCCGCCCTGAGCGGCACAGCCTGACACCACCAGCAGGGACAGACCGATC
The genomic region above belongs to Halomonas zincidurans B6 and contains:
- a CDS encoding Lpp/OprI family alanine-zipper lipoprotein — translated: MMEMIMTNSLSSTLKLSAIGLSLLVVSGCAAQGGEQQSWMDKTDSDVAEARSMANEALGTANSAQRDAQAALKMARENRQAMDRMFQKSMQK